The Candidatus Tectomicrobia bacterium DNA window CGTCCTCCTGTTCGACGAGCCGCTGAGCAACCTCGACGCCAAGCTCCGCGAGCAGATGCGGCTCGAGCTCACCCGCCTCGTGCGCGAGCTTGGCATCACGTCCGTCTACGTCACCCACGACCAGGCCGAGGCCATGGTGATGAGCGACCGCATCATCGTCATGCACATGGGGCGAATCCAGCAGGAGGGCCCGCCCCAGGCCATCTACGACGAGCCGGTCAACCGCTTCGTGGCGGATTTCATCGGGGTGACGAACCTGCTCGACGGGACGGTGGCGGGCCGCGAGGGCGACGGCGGCGTCTGGGTCGAGGTGCCGGAGGCGGGCGCACGGCTCCTGTGCGGCCGCGGCGCCGAGGGCGCCGAGGCCGGCTCCCGCGTCACGATCAGCGTCCGCCCCGAGCACGTCTCCTTGAACGGGGGCGCCGAGGGGACGAACCGGCTCGAGGGCAAGGTGACCGAGGCCATCTACCTGGGCCAGTCCTGGGACTGCCGGGTTCAGGTGAGGGATGTCAGCATCCGGGTGCAGGCGCAGGGCGAGGTGTCGGTGCGCCCGGGCCAGCAGGTGGCGCTGGGGGTGCTCCCCCGGCGATGCGTGCTCCTTCGGGGATAATGCGCCGGCCCGCCGGGCCGGCGGAGAAGCTGGACAAAGGGGGAGGAGGGATCATGAAAGCGCGAATGATGATTTGGCTGGGAGCGGCCGTGGCGGCGCTCGCGCTGTCCGTCCCGGCCGGTGCGGCGGATGCGCCGATCCTGAAGGAGCTGAGCGGGGCCGAGCGGGAGCGGGTGGCCAAGCTCATCGAGGGGGCGAAGAAGGAGGGCAACCTCGACTACATGTCCCACTTCGTGCAGGTCGGCACGGCCCGCGTGATGGAGGCCGAGTTCAAGAGGCTCTACGGCCTTGCGGGCCACAAGTTCAACTTCTCGGACCGGACCACCTCGATCATCATCCGGCGGGTGGAGGAGGAAATCCGGGCGAACAAGGTGACGGCGGACGTCCTGCTCGTCTCGTCCGTCTCCTGGCTCCATTCCCTGAAGCGGCGGGGGGAGCTGATGAAGTACGTTTCCCCCGAGGACAAGCACTACGCCCCCGCCGAGAAGGCCAAGATGAACGGTGACGGCCACTGGGTGGCCGACGCGCAGCTCAACACCATCTCGGTCAATCAGAGCATCCTGCCCGGCGTGACCGTCAGCAGCTGGCACGACCTGCTGAACCCGAAGTTCCAGGGCAAGATCCTGGTGGGCGACGCCAGCCGGACCGAGACCTACACCCTCGTCTACATGGGCTGGCGGCAGGTGCTCCCCAAGGAGTTCTTCCAGAAGCTGGCCGCCCAGAAGACGGGCCTCATCCTCCGGGGGCCCGAGCAGCGCCGCGCCGTCATGTCGGGCGAGTACGCCATCGGCACCACCATCATGGCCCGCCACAACATGGTGGCCCAGAAGGAAGGGGTGAAGATGGTCCCCTTCTATCCCAAGGAGGGGGTGACGGCCCTGCCCATGATGTCGGCCATCCTGACGAAGGCGCCCCATCCCAACACGGCCAGGCTCTTCATCGACTTCTACCGGGGCGTGCACGGCAAGTACATCCAGATGAGCCGCGAGCCCGGCAACCTGGGCCGGCCCGAGCTGCCTCCGCATCCGGACCCGAAGGTGCAGGCGCAGCTCAAGAAGGCGTATGAGATCGCTCCGCCGATCGACAAGCTGAACGTCATCCCGATCGACTGGGAGAAGGTGACGCCGGCCGACGTGAAGAAGTGGCAGGCCGAGTTCGTCTCGATCTTCGGCAAGGGGACCAAATGAGCCCCGCGCCGGGAGGGGACTGAGCGCATGTCCTCGACCCAAGCGGCGGAGGCTCTCCCCCGGAGGGCCTCCGCCTCATGGCTCTCCCAGCGGCTGAACCTCGAGTCCGGGGTGATGGCCGGGGCCCTGGCCCTGGTCGCGGCCCTGGCCGTCATCCCCATGCTCGTCTTCTTCCAGACGAGCTTCCGCATCTACACCGAGGCGGGGCCCGAGGGGTTCACCCTTCAGAACTACTACTTGATCTTCTCCGAGCCCCTCGCGCGCGAGGCCATCTGGAACACCGTCCTCATCGCTCTCTTCTCGGCGGTATTCTCGGGCGCCCTGGGGACCTCGCTCGCCTGGTTCCACGCCCGGACGGACATGCCGCTGCGCCGCTGGCTCGAGCCCCTGACGCTGATGCCCTTCTTCCTGCCCTCGCTGGTGGGGGCGATCGCCTGGTGGGCGCTGGCCTCGCCCAAGGTGGGGATGCTGAACACCTTCCTCGTCGGCGCCCTGGGCCTCTCCGAGGCGCCCTTCAACATCTACACGCTGTGGGGGATCGTCTGGGTCCTCGTGCTCTTCGACACGCCCTACATGTACCTGTTCACCATCGGCTCGTTCAACCGGATGGACCCCTCGCTCGAGGAGTCGGCCCGCGTGTGCGGGACGGGCGTGTTCAAGACCGCCCTGCGGGTGACGCTGCCCCTCTCGCTGCCTGCCATCCTCTCGGGCGTGGTCATCATCTTCGTGACGAGCGCCGGGGTGTTCGGGGTCCCCATCGTGCTGGGAGGCCCCGGCCGCGTCCACACCCTCTCGACCCAGATGTACACCAAGATGGGGACCTTCCCGCCCGAGGCGGGCGTCTCCGCCGCGGCCGGGTGCATCCTCATGATCATCACGGCGTTCGGGCTGTGGATCCAGCGGAAGATCATCGCGCCCCGCAGCTTCGTCACCGTGACCGGCAAGGGCTACCGGCCCGCGCGCATGTCGCTCGGGCCCTGGCGCTACCTCGCCCTGGCGCTGAACCTGCTCTACGTGCTGGCGGCCGTGGTGCTGCCCGTGGGGGCGCTGCTGATGGCGTCGCTCAACCGGAACTGGTTCGGGATGTTCCGGTGGGAGCAGTTCACGCTGCGGCACTGGCAATTCATCCTGTTCGAGTACGACTACACCCTGCGCGCCATCAAGAACAGCATGTTCCTGGGCATCGCGGGCGGCTTCCTGGCCGTCGTGCTCTGCACCTTCCTCTCCATCCTGATCCACCGGGGGCGCAACCGCCGCTTCAAGTCCGTCCTGGACTACATCACCACGCTGCCCATCGGAGTGCCGGGCATCGTGATGGGGATGGCCTTCCTCATCACCTGGATCCGGACCCCGCTCTACGCCTTCCCCATGTTCCTGCTCATCCTGGGCTACATGACGCGCTACATGCCCTACGGCATCCGGACCATCTCCTCGGTGCTCCTCTCGGTGAGCCCCGAGCTGGAGGAGAGCTCCCGGGTATGCGGCGCCACCTTCCTCCGGACGCTCCGGCGGGTGACGGTGCCCCTGCTCCAGTCGGGCATCTTCGCGGCCTACCTGCTGCTCTTCATCGTCTTCATCCGGGAGCTCCCGGTCTCGGCCCTCCTCGCCACGGAGGCCAGCACCCCCATGGCGCTGGCCCTGTACATCGTGGGGGAAAACGACGGCCTCGGGGTGGTCTCGGCCTTCGCTTTGGTGCAGATTGTGCTCTTGCTGGGCGCCACGTACCTGTTCCGCCGCTTGTGGGGGCTGGAAAAGCTGTCGGTTTGATTCAGGTCTGGAACGGCCCGCCGCACTCATGGGAGGAGAAGGGATGGATTTCACGTTCACCGATGAACAGAGGGCGCTGCAGCAGCTCGCCCGGGACTTCTTCGAATCGGAGGTCCGGCCCGTCGCCGCCGAGTACGACCAGCGGGAGGACCCGCGCGACTGCGTCCCCTGGGATATCATCGAGAAGGGCTCCAAGCTGGGCCTGAGGACGCTGGGCACACCCGAGGAGTGGGGCGGAGGCGGGGCGGACCTCCTCACCCAGGCCCTGGTCATCGAGGAGATGGCCCGGGTGGACATCGGCGCCTCCAAGACCTTCAGCCACAACTGGAAGGTCTCCTCCCGCATCGCGGCCCTCTGTAGCGAGGAGCAGAAGAAGCGCTTCCTGCCCCCCTTTGTCGCGGACCACCGCTACCTCCTCTCGAACGCCGTGACCGAGCCCGACGCGGGCTCGGACAGCCACCTCCCCTACGACGTGCCCGAGGCCGGCCCCCGCTGTTTCGCCGAGCGCAACGGCAAGGGCTTCGTCATCAACGGCATGAAGAACTTCATCGCCCTGGCCGGCGTCTCCAAGCTCATCATCCTTTGGGCCCGCACCGACCGCTCCGTGGGCATCACCAAGGGGCTGAGCACCTTCATCGTGCCCCGCGACACGCCCGGCCTCTCGAACGGCCAGTTCCACGACAAGATGGGCATGCGGCTCTACAACAACGCCGAGCTCATCTTCGAGAACTGTCACGTGCCGGCGGAGAACTTGGTCGGCGAGCTGGGCCAGGCCATGCAGCAGCGGGCGGCGGTGGCGAAGGGCGGCAACATCGAGCTCATGGCCCACGCCCTGGGGTGCGCGCGCGGCGCCTACGAGCACGCCCTCGATCACGCGCGCAACCGGGTGCAGGGCCTCAAGCCCATCATCGAGCACCAGGCCATCGCCATGAAGCTGGCCGAGATGGCGATGGAGGTCGAAGTGGCCCGGGCCATGGTGTGGCGCTGCGCCTGGGCGTCCGAGCATATGACCCCCCCGGACAACCGCCTGACCGTGTTCTCGAAGGTCTTCTGCACGGAGATGGCGCTCCGGGTCACCCGCCGCGCGGTCGAGATCTTCGGCGGCATGGGCGTCATGAAGGACGGCCCGGCCGAGAAGTACCTGCGCGACGCGGCCGTGCTCCTGCACATGGACGCCACCAACCAGATCAACCTGATCAAGGTCGCCAAGCGCCTGTAGGCGCGGAGGGATGCCGGTCATGACCGTTCAACTCGTCGGGGAGTACCGCGCCCTCCAGCAGATGGCGCGCGAGTTCTGCGAGCAGGAGATCCGCCCCGTGGCCGCCGCGCGGGACCGCATCAAGGACCCGGCCAAGGTCTTCGACTGGGACCTCATCCGCAAGGGCTCGGCCCTGGGCCTGCGCACCCTGGCGGTGCCCGAGAAGTTCGGGGGGCCGGGGGTGGACCTCATGGGCCAGGCCCTCGTCATCCTCGAGCTCGCCCGCGGGGACGGGGGCGTGGCCAAGACCTTCAGCCAGTGCTGGAAGTGGACGCCCATGCTCACCGAGCTGGCGACCAAGGAGCAGCGCGAGCTCTTCCTGCCCAAGTTCATGGAGGACGACACCTATCTCCTCGGCCTGGGGGGCACCGAGCCCGACGCCGGCTCGGATAACCGCTGGCCCCCGAACGATCCCCGGGCCGGCTGGAAGACCTCGGCCGTCCGGCGCGGGGACGAGTGGGTGCTGAACGGGATGAAGCACTTCATCGCCAACGGCGGGGTGGCCAAGCTCTTCGTCATCATGGCGCGGACCGACCCCACCGTGCCGATCAGCAAGGGGACGACCATGTTCTTCGTCCCCTCCGACACGCCCGGCTTCCGCTTCGGCCGCAGGCACGACAAGGTGGGCTGGCGCTTCTACCAGAACGCCGAGCTCATCATGGAGAACTGCGTCATCCCCGACGCCTTCCGGCTGGGGGAGGTGAACAAGGGCAAGACCCAGCGCCGGGACGACGTGGCGGGCTTCAACGACGTCGAGCTCGTCGCCAACGTCCTGGGCATGGCCCAGGCCGCTTACGAGTACGCGATCGAGTACGCGCGGAACCGCGTGCAGGGCGGAAAGCCCATCATCAACCACCAGGCGGTGGGCCTCATGCTGGCCGACATGTACATGCGGCTCGAGGCGGCCCGCGCCTACCTCTTCCGCGTGGTGGAGGGCAGCATGGAGCAGGGCCACGACTACGACTCCGCCTCCAGGCAGCTCGCGAAGGTATTCGCCACCGAGACGGCCATCAGCGTCACCCAGAAGGCGCTCGAGATCTACGGCGGCGCCGGGATCATGAAGGAGAACCCGGTCGAGAAGCTCTGGCGCGACGTGAGCGTTTTCCCCCACCTCGCGGCCGACTCGGTGCAGATTCTCCGGACGGTGGAGAAGCTGCCCTAGCGGGGATCTGGGCAAGGTGTGAAGGTGAGGGGGGGCCGTCCGTAGGGGCGAACCTCGTGTTCGCCCCGTGCCGGTCGCCGGTCCGGAGGGGGCGATGACAAGCATCGCCCCTACCGGCCCTTCTTTTCATCTCAGACCGCCACATAAGCGGTGCGTCGGACCAACTTAACGGGGCCGGGTCTCGATCGATAGGAGAACGCCATGCCGGAGAAGAAGCTTTCCATCGCGGCCATCCCGGGCGACGGGGTGGGCCACGACGTGGTCCCCGTGGCGGCGGAGGTGGTCCGCGCGGCGGCGGGCGCCTGCGGGGTGCAGGTGGACGTCACCCCCTACGACTACGGCGCGGTCCGCTACCTCGAGACGGGAAAGTCCCTGCCCGAGGACGTGCCGGGCCTCGTTCGCGAGCTGGCCTCCAAGCACGACGCCATCATGTTCGGGAGCGCGGGCCTCGACCCCCGCCAGCCCAAGGACGTGAACTGCCGCGATCTCCTGGTGGGCCTGCGCTGGGTGCTCGACGGCTACGTCAACCTGCGCCCGGCCCCCCTGCTGCACCCGAGCTTCTGCCCCCTGGAGAAGAAGGTGCCCATCGACCTCGTGGTCGTCCGGGAAAACACCGAGGGGGTGATGACGCGCCTGGGCGGGAACTTCAAGAAGGGCACCCCGGACGAGGTGGCCATCCAGGAGGACATCAACACCTACAAGGGCGTGGAGCGCATCTGCCGCTACGCCTTCGAGTACGCCCGCGACCACGGCTACCCCAAGGTCACCATGGCGGACAAGCACGGCTCCCTCATCCACGCCCACGGCCTCTGGCAGCGCGTCTTCTGGGCCACGGCGGAGAAGCACCCCGGCGTCGAGGCCGAGCACAAGTTCATCGACACCCTGTGCATGGAGCTCGTCCAGCACCCGGACAAGTTCGGGGTCATCGTCACGAACAACATGTACGGCGACATCCTGAGCGACCTGTGCGCCGGCCTCGTGGGAGGCGTCGGCATCGCGGGCTCGGGCTGCATCAACCCCGGCAACACCTCGATGTTCGAGCCCGTCCACGGCACCGCGCCCGACATCGCCCTCAAGGGTATCGCCAACCCCTTCGCCGCCACGCTGGCGGGCCGGATCATGCTGGATCACCTGGGCCAGCGGAAGGCGGCCAATCTCATCTGGGAGGCGGTCAAGCTCGCGGTGAAGGAGGGTCAGGTGACCGCCGACCTGGGGGGCAAGCTGGGGACCCAGGCGGTGGGGGACTACCTCTGCAAGACCGTCCAGAAGCTCGCCGAGCGGGCCGCGTAGGGGGAAAATCCGGGCCGGTCTGCAGGGGCGGTTCGCGAACCGCCCCTACGAAATCTCGCCGGATCCGGTTGGCGGCGAGGGCGATGCGTAGGGGCGTATTGCAGTACGCCCCTACGGACGGGGGGCTGGCCCGTTGGGACGGGCGCTGTCCGAATTCATCGCGGGGAGACGCTCGATGCTCTCCCCGGGGCCCGCCCCGGCTGGGCCGGGGCTTCGCAATCATAGCGGGAGAGAGCAGAAATGGATTTCGCTTTGACGGACGAGCAGCGGGCCCTCCAGGCCATGGCCCGCGATTTCGCCACCAAGGTGGTCCGCCCCGTCGCGGCGGAGTATGACCGCAAGCCCGACCCGGCGGACTGCGTCCCCTGGGACGTGCTCGAGAAGGGCTCCAAGCTCGGCCTGCGCACCCTGGCCCTGGGCGAGAAGCACGGCGGCGGGGGCTGCGACATGCTCACCCTCTCCATCGTGGGCGAGGAGCTGGGGGCGGGCGACCTGGGCGTGGCCGCCACCTTCGACCAGACCTGGAAGTTCTCCCCCATCATCGAGCACTGGACGAACGACGAGCAGAAGGCCCGCTTCCTCCCCGGCTTCGTGAAGGACCACCGCTACCACCTGGCCACCGCCATGACCGAGCCCGACTCGGGCACCGACCACGTCCTCCCCTACGCCGTCCCCGGGAAGGGCTTGCAGACGCGGGCCGAGCGGGTGGGGGACGTCTACCGCATCAACGGCACCAAGCAGTTCATCAGCAACGGGGGCACCGCCAGCCTCTACATCGCCTACACCCGAACGGACAAGTCCAAGGGCGGCTACCACGGGATGACCGCTTTCCTCGTGCCCGCCGACGCCCCCGGCTTCAAGGTGACCCGCCGGCACGACAAGATGGGCCGCCGCCTCCTCAGCAACGGCACCCTGGTCTTCGACAACTGCGAGGTGCCGGTCAAGAACCTCCTCGGCAAGGAGAACGGGGCCGAGGAGCTGCGCACGAGCCGAATCGCGCGGGGCCGGGGCGGCTACGGGGCCACCGTCCTGGGCACGGGACGTGCCGCCTTCGAGGAGGCGGTCGAGTACTCCAAGCAGCGCGTCCAGGGCGGCAAGTTCATCGGCGAGCACCAGGCCGTGGCCCAGATGATCGGGGAGATGTACACCCGCCTGGAGACGGCGCGGATGATCCTCTGGCGCACCTCCTGGGCGGTCGACCACGCAGAGACCTTCGACCCCAAGCTCTCCTGGGCGACCAAGGTGTTCTGCTCCGAGTCCGCCTACGAGGTGTGCCGCTTGGCCCTCGAGGTTCACGGCGGCCTCGGCTACATGCGGGAGTGCCCCATCGAGAAGTACCTGCGGGACGCCATCTCCTTCCTGCACGGGGCGGGTAACAACCATATCTTCCGCATCAAGATCAGCGGGAACATCACCGGCTTCCCGGTCCACTAGGCGGGGGCGGGGGCGTTTGTAGGGGCGAACCTTGTGTTCGCCCCAGCTGCGGGAGAGGGCGATGACAAGCATCGCCCCTACGGTCGGCAAGGGGGTGCGCCCGGCCCTATAGGGCGCGAGGAGATTTCAGATGCGGGATTTCGAGGGCAAGGTCGCCATCGTGACCGGCGCGAGCCGGCGCATCGGCGCCGCCACGGCGCTGGAGTTCGGGCGCCGGGGCGCCTCCGTGGCGATGACCTACCTGACCAACAAGGACCGGGCCGAGGCCCTGGGCCGCCAGATCGAGGAGGCGGGGGGCCGGGCCCTGGTGACGCGGACCGACGTGCGCGAGCGCTCCGACATCCGCGCCCTCGTGGACCGGACGGTCGAGGCGTTCGGCGGGGTGGACATCATGGTGAATAACGCCCGCATCCTCCACCCCCGCGCGGACTTCCTGGAGATGGACTGGGAGCGCGACATGTGGCCCATGCTCCAGGTGCACCTGGCGGCGCCCTTCCACTGCTGCCAGGCCGTGGTGCCCCACATGATCAAGCGGGGCGGCGGCGCCATCCTGAACGTGCTGAGCGCCTCGTTCCGGCGGGGCGAGGGCGAGCTCCATGCCTACGCGGCGGCCAAGTCCGCCCTGCGGAGCCTGACCCTGACCCTCTCGAACGACCTGGGCCCCCACGGCATCCGCGTCAACTCCGTCTCGCCCGGGGTGGTGGAGACGGAGGAGTTCAAGACCCGCCGCACGGAGGAGCAGCGGCGGCAGGTGGTGACGGCCACCCCGATGCGCCGCATCGGGGTCCCCGAGGATGTGGCCGCGGCCATCGCCTTCCTCTGCTCGGACCGGGCGGGCTACATCACCGGGGAGGACGTGGTCATCGCCGGGGGCAGGGACAACCCGTTCTGACGGAAAGGCAATGCGCGGGGTGTCATGCTCGCAGGACGTTCGGAGAAGGTTTTTATCTGTAGGGGCGGGTTTGAAACCCGCCCCTGTTTCGCCGAAAGGTTCTATTTTTTTCTCTCCCCCTCCGGGGGAGGGTAGGGCGGGGGAAACCAATCATCTAAGCGCTGTCCTGCAGTACGCATCTTGGTTGTCGTCGAGGCGAATAAGTGAGGAGGTCCACATGAGTTCCCAGCGCGCGCCCATGCACGCGGGCGAGGCGGTGGCCGAGGCCCTTTGCGAGGAGGGCGTGGAGCGCGTGTACAGCGTCCCCGGCTCCCACATCCATCCCATCTACGACGGCCTGAGCCGGGTGAAGTCGATCCGGACGGTGACCTGCAAGATGGAGCCGAACGCCTCGCTCATGGCGGACGCCTACGGCCGCCTCACCGGAAAGCCGGGCGTGTGCCTCCTGACCGCCGGCCCCGGGGGGGTCAACTCCATGGCCGGGGTGGCGCAGGCCTACGGCGCGGCCTCGCCCATGGTGCACCTGGGCGGCGCCGTGCCCCTGAAGGCCGATATGGAGGCCTTCCACGGGGTGGACGACCCGGCCTTCGTGAACGAGATGTTCAAGAAGATCACGAAGTGGAGCGCCCGCGTCGAGCGCATCGAGGACATCCCGGGGGTGATGGCCAAGGCCTTCCACATCGCCCGGAGCGGCCGTCCGGGGCCCGTGCACGTCGAGTTCCCGCGCATCTCGGATTACGGCGAGTACATCCTCCAGGAGAAGCCCGCCGTCATCGAGCCCTACAAGCCCATCCCGGCCCAGGTGCCCAGGCCCGACCCCAAGGACGTCGAGCGCTTCGCCAGGCGCCTCATGGCGGCCAAGTCCCCCGTCCTCGCGGCGGGAAAGGGCGTCATCCGCAAGGGGGCGATGGCCGAGCTCTCGGAGCTCTCGCTGAGGCTCCAGGCGCCCGTCGTCTTCGCCCAGGACGCCATCGGGGTCATCCCGGAGGACCACCCCTTCTTCGCCGGGCACTTTTCCCACTACCGCTCCCATCCCCTGTGCGCCGACGCGATGAAGCGGTCCGACCTCGTGCTCGCGGTGGGGCTCAGGGCGGGGACGGCCGAGCTGCACGAGCTCAAGGAGCGCGCGCCGGAGAATTTGATCCTCATCGGCTTCGACGACGGCCCCAACCCGCGCTACCAGGGGGAGGACCAGCGCGTGGCCGACCCCAAGCTCTTCCTCGACGCCCTGCTGGAGAAGCTCGCGGGCCACCAGCGGCCCCGCGACGAGGCCCTCATCCAGCGCATGGCCGAGGTCAAGGCCTCGGTGCGGCGCTCCCTCGCCGAGCAGAACGCGCCTCATTTGAACGACAACCCCATCCACCCCGGGGTCCTCATGGACGCCCTGAACCGGGTGCTGGACGGCCGGGCCGTGGTCTCGAGCGACGTGGGCAACTGCCAGATGTGGGCGAGGACCTTCCGCAAGATCGCCACGCCCGAGTCCTTCATGCAGTCGGGGGTGTGGAACGCCATGAGCTACGGCCTCCCCTCGGCCATCGTGGCCAAGATGGAGTTCCCGGAGCGCGACGTGGTGGCCCTGGCCGGGGACGGCGCCTTCCTCATGACCATCGGCGACCTCCCCACCGCCGCCGAGTACGGTGCGAACATTCTCGCCGTCGTCCTGAACGACGGGGCCTTCGGCCAGACCTACATGCAGGAGTCCGGCCTCTATGGCCACACCTACGGCACCACCTTCCAGAGCCCCGACTTCGCCGGGATCGCCAAGGCCTGCGGCTGCGAGGGGATCCGCGTCTCGGACCCCAAGGACCTGGACGGCGCCCTCCGCCAGGCCAAGGCCGCCACGAAGACCCGCCCCGCCCTGGTCGAGGTCATGGTGTCGCGGAAGCCGTATCACAAGATTTGAGGCCGTAACCATAGGAACTGTCATACATATGCCATCTCTGTAGGAGCGACCGGCCGGTCGCACCTACGTAAATCGCTCCCCTCGTATTGATGCTCGCTCACAGGACCCTCGGCTCCGATTTGCCCGATATAGTCAAATTCCGGACCCTGGTGTATAAGAGGGCGTTTTCTCTTGGAGGGAGGCGCTTCGTGCGCTTTTTGTTCGTCTACCCGAACGTGCAGCGCGTCTGGGCCCCGCGGCTCGGCATCTCGGTCCTCTCGGCGGTGCTGAAGCGGAAGGGCCACGAGACGGCCCTCTACGACTCCACCATGGTGCGGGGGCCCGAAATCGCCCCGCGCTTCCTCCGCAAGGTGGAGGAGTTCCGGCCCGACGCGGTGGGCTTCAGCGTCCTCTCGAACGAGTGGGCGCTCACGCGCGACCTCCTCAGGCTCCCGGCCATCAAGTCCCTGCCCAAGATCGTGGGCGGCCACCACCCCACGGTGGACGCCGAGGGCTGCCTCAAGCACTGCGACTACGTGGTGCGGGGGGAGGGGGAGGACGCCCTGGCCGAGCTCCTGGACGCCCTGGGGAGCGGCAAGGACGCCTCCCGCATCCCCAACGTGTGGTCGCGGAACCTTCTCGGCATGGAGACGCGCAACGAGATGCGCGACCTCATCGGCGACCTGGACGACTACCCCATCCCCGACTGGAACATCTACGCCAAGGAGCACTACACCCGGAACTTCCTCATCGACGTGAAGCCCGGCACGCGCATCGTGGGCCAGTTCGAGGGGAGCCGGGGCTGCCCCTATCACTGCACCTACTGCTCGAGCCCCCACGTGATGAGTATGTACAAGGGCAAGGGCACCTGGCGGCGGGAGAAGAGCCCGCGCCGGATGATGGAGGAGATCAAGGACTTCGAGGCCAGGAACGGCCTCGACATGATCTACTTCGTGGACGAGATCTTCCTCACCCAGCTCCCGCGCCTGGAGGAGATGGCGGACGTCTTCTCCAGGCACGTGAGGAAGCCCTTCCTCTTCATGGAGCGGCCCGAGATGGTGAAGGAGGACAAGATCAAGGCGGCGGCCCGGGCGGGCGCCTACAGCATGTCCATCGGGGTGGAGAGCGGGGACGAGGAGTTCCGCAAGCGCGTCCTCAACCGCAAGATGGAGGAGGACGTGATCGTCGAGGCCTTCGCCCTGGCGCGGAAGCACGGCGTCAGGACCCACGCCTTCAACATGGTGGGGCTGCCTTACGAGGACCGAGGCCGCATCCTCGCCTCGCGCGAGCTGATGAAGCGCGTCAAGCCCGACACGGCCCAGTTCAGCATCTTCTATCCGCTGGTGGGCACGCAGCTGCGCGAGCTCTGCATCCGGGAGGGCTTCCTCGACCCGGACAACGAGATGCCCGAGAACTATTACGCCAACTCGGTGCTGAACATGCCCACCATGCCCCGCGGGGATATCATCAAGTACCAGAAGATCCTCGAGATCCTCTGCGGCCGCGAGGGCCTCTGGGCGGATTTCCTGTGGTGGATGTACGAGACCTTCCCCGTCACGCTCACCTTGCGGCGGCGGCTCAAGTTCCTCGGCGAGCCCGCCCGCTACCTGCGCACCTACGGCCTGGCGGGCAGCTTCAGGCGACTGGCCTTCAAGTTCCGCCGCCGCTTCGGCAAACTCCCTCCTGCCCAGAACGAAATCAGCCAGCCATAC harbors:
- a CDS encoding acyl-CoA dehydrogenase family protein, translating into MTVQLVGEYRALQQMAREFCEQEIRPVAAARDRIKDPAKVFDWDLIRKGSALGLRTLAVPEKFGGPGVDLMGQALVILELARGDGGVAKTFSQCWKWTPMLTELATKEQRELFLPKFMEDDTYLLGLGGTEPDAGSDNRWPPNDPRAGWKTSAVRRGDEWVLNGMKHFIANGGVAKLFVIMARTDPTVPISKGTTMFFVPSDTPGFRFGRRHDKVGWRFYQNAELIMENCVIPDAFRLGEVNKGKTQRRDDVAGFNDVELVANVLGMAQAAYEYAIEYARNRVQGGKPIINHQAVGLMLADMYMRLEAARAYLFRVVEGSMEQGHDYDSASRQLAKVFATETAISVTQKALEIYGGAGIMKENPVEKLWRDVSVFPHLAADSVQILRTVEKLP
- a CDS encoding ABC transporter ATP-binding protein; this translates as MARRRRRRTRRPSLRRDVPPRGHGGGEPVASVAVRSLIKRFGADAAAVNGVSFTVREGEFITLLGPSGCGKTTTLRCIAGLEVPEEGDILIGDELLTSSARGICLPPEERRLGMVFQSYAVWPHMTVFENVAYGLRAKSTPKAEVGQRVKKALDLVGLTGLEDRNATKLSGGQQQRVAVARALVYNPRVLLFDEPLSNLDAKLREQMRLELTRLVRELGITSVYVTHDQAEAMVMSDRIIVMHMGRIQQEGPPQAIYDEPVNRFVADFIGVTNLLDGTVAGREGDGGVWVEVPEAGARLLCGRGAEGAEAGSRVTISVRPEHVSLNGGAEGTNRLEGKVTEAIYLGQSWDCRVQVRDVSIRVQAQGEVSVRPGQQVALGVLPRRCVLLRG
- a CDS encoding acyl-CoA dehydrogenase family protein; amino-acid sequence: MDFTFTDEQRALQQLARDFFESEVRPVAAEYDQREDPRDCVPWDIIEKGSKLGLRTLGTPEEWGGGGADLLTQALVIEEMARVDIGASKTFSHNWKVSSRIAALCSEEQKKRFLPPFVADHRYLLSNAVTEPDAGSDSHLPYDVPEAGPRCFAERNGKGFVINGMKNFIALAGVSKLIILWARTDRSVGITKGLSTFIVPRDTPGLSNGQFHDKMGMRLYNNAELIFENCHVPAENLVGELGQAMQQRAAVAKGGNIELMAHALGCARGAYEHALDHARNRVQGLKPIIEHQAIAMKLAEMAMEVEVARAMVWRCAWASEHMTPPDNRLTVFSKVFCTEMALRVTRRAVEIFGGMGVMKDGPAEKYLRDAAVLLHMDATNQINLIKVAKRL
- a CDS encoding iron ABC transporter permease; translation: MSSTQAAEALPRRASASWLSQRLNLESGVMAGALALVAALAVIPMLVFFQTSFRIYTEAGPEGFTLQNYYLIFSEPLAREAIWNTVLIALFSAVFSGALGTSLAWFHARTDMPLRRWLEPLTLMPFFLPSLVGAIAWWALASPKVGMLNTFLVGALGLSEAPFNIYTLWGIVWVLVLFDTPYMYLFTIGSFNRMDPSLEESARVCGTGVFKTALRVTLPLSLPAILSGVVIIFVTSAGVFGVPIVLGGPGRVHTLSTQMYTKMGTFPPEAGVSAAAGCILMIITAFGLWIQRKIIAPRSFVTVTGKGYRPARMSLGPWRYLALALNLLYVLAAVVLPVGALLMASLNRNWFGMFRWEQFTLRHWQFILFEYDYTLRAIKNSMFLGIAGGFLAVVLCTFLSILIHRGRNRRFKSVLDYITTLPIGVPGIVMGMAFLITWIRTPLYAFPMFLLILGYMTRYMPYGIRTISSVLLSVSPELEESSRVCGATFLRTLRRVTVPLLQSGIFAAYLLLFIVFIRELPVSALLATEASTPMALALYIVGENDGLGVVSAFALVQIVLLLGATYLFRRLWGLEKLSV
- a CDS encoding ABC transporter substrate-binding protein, coding for MKARMMIWLGAAVAALALSVPAGAADAPILKELSGAERERVAKLIEGAKKEGNLDYMSHFVQVGTARVMEAEFKRLYGLAGHKFNFSDRTTSIIIRRVEEEIRANKVTADVLLVSSVSWLHSLKRRGELMKYVSPEDKHYAPAEKAKMNGDGHWVADAQLNTISVNQSILPGVTVSSWHDLLNPKFQGKILVGDASRTETYTLVYMGWRQVLPKEFFQKLAAQKTGLILRGPEQRRAVMSGEYAIGTTIMARHNMVAQKEGVKMVPFYPKEGVTALPMMSAILTKAPHPNTARLFIDFYRGVHGKYIQMSREPGNLGRPELPPHPDPKVQAQLKKAYEIAPPIDKLNVIPIDWEKVTPADVKKWQAEFVSIFGKGTK
- a CDS encoding isocitrate/isopropylmalate dehydrogenase family protein, translated to MPEKKLSIAAIPGDGVGHDVVPVAAEVVRAAAGACGVQVDVTPYDYGAVRYLETGKSLPEDVPGLVRELASKHDAIMFGSAGLDPRQPKDVNCRDLLVGLRWVLDGYVNLRPAPLLHPSFCPLEKKVPIDLVVVRENTEGVMTRLGGNFKKGTPDEVAIQEDINTYKGVERICRYAFEYARDHGYPKVTMADKHGSLIHAHGLWQRVFWATAEKHPGVEAEHKFIDTLCMELVQHPDKFGVIVTNNMYGDILSDLCAGLVGGVGIAGSGCINPGNTSMFEPVHGTAPDIALKGIANPFAATLAGRIMLDHLGQRKAANLIWEAVKLAVKEGQVTADLGGKLGTQAVGDYLCKTVQKLAERAA